The nucleotide sequence CATACGAGGCACCCCGTCGAAAAAAGAAAAAATCTTTACTTACTGTCCCGATAAATCTACTATTTCTCCATCCTTATCAGTATTCTGCGGGACTGGTATCGTTTTTTGATTACCAGAACTTTCAAAAGTGTAGGTTTTCCCTTTCTCTCCAATAAAAACACACTGGTATTTTCCATCGATATTCTCTGATATAAGCCTGTAACCCTTTTCATTGTCAAAAACGTCTACATAATCGCGCTTTGAAGTTATAACAGTAAATTTGTATCCTTTGGAATAAGGGACAACAGTTAGCATCCCCTCATCAGAATCTGTTGAGAAATCAAAGATCATGTAAAATTTTCCTTCAGATAGTGGGAAACTTTTTTCAAACTCGAAAGATACACTAGATGAAGCAGCCGTAAAAGTCGTATCGGTGCTATAAGTTATTGTGAGGCTACTTGAGATTCCTATACTTCCAGTAGGTTGAGTAATAATATTAATATTATCCTCTATAGGTTTGTTGAACAAGTCGTTAAGATCTTTTCTTGGTACTTCTCGTTTTAGAGCTGATCCAACAAAAAATTTTGCCGAAAAAGAACCTTTGTAGCTCACTTCTGCTGCTGTTGATAAATTCAAATCTTCTACCATCTTCTTCGGCATGCCGTTTATATATACCCATACTGTGTAGGTCACATTTCCGCTGCCCGATACTATATTGCTTAGCAAAAAAGCACAACTTGAGAGGAATATAGAAATGATTACTATAACTAACAGCGTAACACTAAACATGATCGATAATCTCAATAAAATCCCCCGCCTATGTACTTAATCGCTTACTTGAAGTTGACATTAGTCACAATTACTACATAACCATTCTGTTCATGGTAATCCACTCTGACTTTTTCAGGTGGGATGTTGAACCTTCTCGAAATCGTCTCGATAACGGCGTACTTAATCTCTTCGGAATTGGCTTGGAATTCCTCTATCGGTATTCTCTGGACGAATTCTCTTCTTCTTGTAAGCATCGTCTGTAATCTTTCGGCGGCTTCTTCCTTTGGTGATTTAGTGTTCTTATGCTTTTTCTTTTTGAATATATCTACGATCCACATCACTATCACCTCTTCTTAAACATCGAAAGCAACGAAGAAATGAATCCCTTTGAGACTCCCTTTAAATCTTCATCGATGGGAATCTCTTCCCCCTTCACCCGCTTAACGATGTTTTCAAAACTTTTACCGATTACAACGCCATCTTCCAATACCGCTGGAATACCTTTGTTGGTTGCAACGATAACTTCTTCGGAATCCGGGATGACTCCTATCAACCTCATTGCCAAAGCCTTTTCAACGTCCGTCTTATCAAGCATATCTCCACGTTTTGCCATGTGAATCTTGAATTTGTTGAGAACTATGTACATTCTGTCTTCGGTAAAACCATAGTTTTCCAAGAGCCCTATAACTCTGTCAGCATCCGATATAGCAGGTAATTCCGGTGTTGTAACTATGAATGCCGCCTCCGCTGGTGCCACGGAATTTCTAAAACCTCTTTCGATACCAGCCGGTGAGTCAATAAGTATGTAATCAAAATCATCGTATAACTCTTGAACAATCCGCTTCATATCTTCTGGAGAAATCATTTCTTTAGTGGCAACTTGAGAAGCTGCTAATAAATACAGATTCTTTAGCTGCTTATGTTTTACCAGTGCTTCTTTTGCAGATACTGTCCCGTTTACAACGTCAAACGACGTGTATATAATCCTGTTTTCAAGTCCGAGTACCACATCTAAGTTTTTGAGCCCTATGTCCGCGTCGATCAGACACACCCTTTCCCCCATCTTCGCCAGTGTACAGCCGAGATTGGAGGTGAATGTGGTCTTACCAACCCCGCCCTTTCCAGATGTTACGACAAACACTTTTGGTCTCATTCCGTTCGCCACAAACCCCACCCCTTTGGATTCCTTATTCATTTATCCCAAGCTTTGCGTAGTAAACAAGTTCGCTTTCAATGAATATATCAATTTCTCCGTCCATGACAGCTTCGATGTTTCCAGTTTCAACATCGGTTCTGTGGTCCTTAACCATCGTGTACGGCTGAAACACGTAGGATCTAATCTGGTTACCCCAGCTGATGTCTCTGAGTTCTCCTTGAATCTGCTCTATCTGTTTCCTACGCTTTTCAATCTCAAGCTGATAAAGCCTTGCTTTAAGCATCTTCATAGCTGTTTCTCTATTTTGGAGCTGCGATCTTTCAGTTTGACACGTTACAACGATACCAGTTGGGATATGTGTAATTCTTATTGCGGATTCTGTTTTGTTGACGTACTGTCCGCCAGCTCCACTCGCTCTGTAAGTATCAACCCTTATGTCTTCAGGTCTGACTTCTATATCTATATCGTCCTCTATCTCAGGTAACACGTTGACAGATGCGAAAGAAGTATGCCTTCTTTTGTTCGCGTCGAATGGTGAAATTCGAACAAGCCTGTGGACACCCCGCTCATGCTTCAAATACCCGTAAGCGAAATCGCCTTTTATGTAGAGCGTCGCACTCTTTATACCAGCTTCTTCACCTTCTTGATAATCCACTATTTCAACTGAATAACCCTTCTTCTCAGCCCAGCGCATGTACATGCGCAATAGCATAGATGCCCAGTCCTGCGATTCCGTACCGCCAGCACCTGGGTGGATAGAAAGGTATGCGTTTGAACCATCGAATTTCCCATTCAGGATGAGTTCGAGTTCGAACTCTCTAATCTTTTTCGAGACTTCTTCAATAATCTCGTCCAAATGTTCTTCCATTGAAGGATCCTCTTCAGCAAGTTCTATGCCGACTTCGATATCATCAAACAAGTTCTTTATCTTCTCCATGTCTTCGATGATCTTTCTTATCCTTTGAATCTCCCTGTTGACTTGCTGTGCTTTCTTCTGGTCGCTCCAAAAGTCAGGCTTCAGGCTCTCTTCTTCCAACTCTTTGAGTTTTTCTCTCTTATCTTCCGGATGGAAGACTTCGATGATGTCATCGTACTTCTTCTTGAGTTCTTCGATTCGTTGTTTCTGCTCGTAAGTAATCACAAGTTACACCTCTCTTCAAACCGTATCTTTCTTATTTAATCATCTTTCTAATCGTACATTTAACAAACTACATACTACTCCATATCATATATCCTATGAACAACATCATTCCTATAATTGTTCCGATAACTATCTCTTTCTTGTAAGTGTAGACACTTCTGTCTAAGGATGTCTGTGCTACTCGTTCTTCTGTAGCTATACCATCTGATAACAAAACTTTGACGGTATATAGACCGTCAGCCTTACCTTGTCCGTCCCAATTAATTTGTGTTGTTCCGGCACCAACTTTTATTGATTTCTCATATACAATTATACCAGATGGATCGAGAATTTGAATACTGCCAGTTGCCGGTCTTGAAGAGTATATTTTGATAACACATTCATCTTCGTGCCAGTCGCCATTGGGTGAGAATTTATCCATTACAACCAGTTCAAGCTTGAAAGGAACAGGCTTAAACTCGAGCCAGACAGGTGTTTCTTTCGCGTAAAGCACGTTCACTGTTTGCTTCTGGTCGGCAAAGCCTGGGCAAGTAAATATCAGTTCCTGATTTCCGAGGGGTGCCAAAACCTTTTCACCGTTCTTTTCAACTGTTCCGAGCAACTTGCCACTCGTTGTGTAAACCGAAACGGGATATACATTTGAAAAGACTGTGACTTCACCCAGTCTTGTAGAAGGGACATAGACTATTCGTGGAGTCTTTTCTACACGGAAGTAGTATCTGTCATAAATCACGTATTTGTTGGAAGTAACTACCCAGACTGTGTGGTATCCTTCAGTGCTGAATCGGACAACCAATCTGCCAAACGAATCCGTTGTCCCTGCGTAAGTTCCGTCGATATACACCGCAGAAAACGGTTCGTCGGTATATATGACAACAGAGTAATCTGGCAGGTCACCCAAGGAAATAGCCGGCACATTTCCAAATCCTATTATGATTTGAAATGAAATTTCTGCGAGTCCAAAAGAAGTTACTAATAGCAACAAAAATACTAGAGATATTTTTGAAAGCCTGATTTTCATGTCAACCCCTCCTTTGAGAAACATTACTTTTCCAATCCCAGCTGGATAAAAGCAAGCACTTCAGCAACAGCTACATAAAGTTTTGTTGGTATCGGCTCGAGTACTTCGAGTTTGAAAAGTTCTTTCACAAGCTCTTCTGATTTTACGATTGGAACATTGCTCTCCTCAGCTTTCTTGATTATAAGCTCTGCTAAGTGACATTTGCCTTTTGCAACCACAAAGGGTACGTAATCCTTTCCCGGTTGATATCTCAGAGCAACAGCAAGTTTCTTGGTGCATTCTTGGTTGCTTTTCTTCGCGTCTGAATCAATAGAACCGAAAGTGTCGAAGTTATCGAAGTTATCAAACATAGGTTCCGTCATCCATCCCTTTAAGTTTTATGTGTACCTGTCGAAATACTCTCTTCAACCTTCTTTCTAACTGCTCAACTCCATCCGGTATTTTTTCAAAATACAAAGTTAGGTTCTGACCATCAGTTTTGGCAAATATGTGGTTACCAACAACAAATACTTCGAACGTTCCTAATTCGCGGTCTACGAATACCAAACCTTCATTAATAATTAGACCATATCTCCCAGACAGAATGTTCAAATACTTTTCGAACTCAGCGTACTTATCGGCCTTATCTGAATTATCAGCATGATTTCCAGGAAATAATATACCTGTTCCACCGATAACTTCTCCTGAATCACTTCTTCTGCCTATTCTTTCATTAAGTAGTGATTTGAATCTTGTCAGCAATTTCTTGTCAATGTCTCTTCTCTTAGATACCTCTTCAAGAAAAAGGCCTATTGCAATAGCTAATCTGTTTTTCACATGTTCGTTCCAAATTTCTTGACTAGCTAAGAGTTCTTCTGCCATTTGCACGAACTTCACACTTGGCAGCTCGTTGAATTCGTAAGGCTTCTTTGCGACTACCTTTGCAAAGTAGTCACCGCTTCCAAAATTTTTTAGCTCGAGCTTCGTACCCTCTTTTGGAGGTCTTTTATCACTCTTGATTATATATTCACCATCTTGGGTTCTGACCTTTACATATTTTCCATAAGATTCAAGAACGTAGCCGAATATTTTCACATAAATTCACCTTTCTGAATACAAAGGATCAATTAAGTTTTCAACACAGTACTCCGTGTATTTACTAATTCATCGATGTCCATAAAGAATATATACGTGTCTTCCTTCTCGTTGTATATGTACCTTGGCGACAGCTCTTCGAAGTGTGCTTTCTTAAATTTTACCACCAAACCAACGTCGGATATCGTTGCTTTTGAAACGTTCTTGTTCCACAACATGACTCTCAGATATGCGTACTTTATTAAATTATTAACACTTACAGGCAACTTGCCGAACCTGTCGACAAGTTCCTCTTGTATGTCAGTAAGTTCCTCTTCAGTGATTGCCGACGCTATCCTTCTGTAAAATCTCATTCTCTCAAATGGATCATATATGTAGCTCTCTGGTATGACTATACTATCAGGTATACCTTCGATTTCTGTATCGATTTTGCTTTGAATATTACCGCTCACTTCCTCGACAGCTTCATTAAGAAGGTCTAAGTAGTATTTTAAGCCGAGGTCGTTTATGTAGCCGTGCTGTTCAAGTCCGAATATCGCACCAACTCCACGAATTTCCATGTCTTTCATCGCTATCTTCATACCACTTCCTGGTCCTTGATAAGACTTTATTGCGTACAACCTTTCCAAAACCTTATCGTTGACATGTTTTGGGTGCAAAAAGTAGGCGAACGCCAATTTATCGCTCCTACCTACCCTGCCACGTAATTGGTATAGCTGAGCCAAGCCATATCTGTGCGCATCGTCTACTATCAACGTATTTGCATCAGGTACATCAATACCATTCTCAACAATAGTGGTACACAATAGAACATCAGCATGCTTGTGATAGAACGCATCTATAACCTTTTTCATTTCACTCTTTGTCTGTTGTCCATGAGCTATTACTATCGATACTTCGGGTATGAGCTCTTTAAGCTTTTCATATACGCTGTAAATCGTATTAACGCGGTTGTGGACGTATATAACTTGTCCGCCCCTTCCGACTTCCCTAAGGATTGCGAGTTTTACTATCCTCTCGTCGTAAGGACCTATATGAACTTGTATTTCTTTTCGTCCAAGCGGTGGGGTCTTTATTTCTGATAGATCTTTTAGATTGGAAAGTGCCATATGTAACGTTCTTGGAATCGGCGTTGCACTCATCGAAAGAACATTGACGTTCACGCGAAGCTTTTTGAACTTTTCCTTTTGCTCAACACCGAACTTCTGTTCTTCGTCAATGACAACAAGCCCCAAATCTGCAAATTTTATATCCTTCAAAATGCTATGAGTACCGATCAACACATCTATTCTACCTTCTTTTACACCCTTCAGTATTTCCTCTCGTTCCCTTTTAGTCGAAAATCTGTTGAGTAGTGCTACTTTTATACCAAAAGGCTCAAATCTTGCCGATATGTTGTCGTAATGCTGTTTTGCGAGAATCGTAGTTGGAGCTAAAAGAGCTGCCTGTTTTCCCGAAGCAACAGCTCTAAATATCGCTCGTATCGCAACTTCTGTCTTACCGTATCCAGCATCTCCGACAAGGAGTCTGTCCATAGGCTTTTCACTCTCGAGGTCTTCAAAAACTTCTCGTATAGCATTGAGCTGGTCAGGAGTTTCTATAAACGGGAAAGTCTTTGCGAATTCCTCTTCAAGCTCTGCTTCGCCAGGAAGTGATACGCCTGTAATTGTATTTCTAACGTGTTGGAGCAACACGAGTTCTCGGACGAGCTCTTCGATGTTCCTTTTGGCTCTTTCGACTTTTCTCGACCAAGTTCCCTTCTTTAATGAGTCAAGTTTTACGTTGATCTCATCACCTACATATTTTTCAACAAGGTCTATGCGCTCTATCGGCACGTAAAGTATGGAGTCTGCAAAATTGAGCACCAGAAATTCTCTCTGTTTTCCGTTCGCATCCACCTTTTTGATTTCGTTGAACCGTGCAATGCCGTATTTTCTGTGGACAACTAAATCACCGACTTGCAGTTCATCTTCAGAAAGAATAGGCACTGAGAGGTACTCTTCTTCGGTAGGTTTAACTTGGACTTTCTGGAGTGGTTGAGATGGATACGCCTGAGCTTTTGAAATTACTTCCTCATAATCAAATATCCCATATTTCTTGTAATTAAAGAGCCTTTCTGCATCGGAAAGTCCCTCGAGAGACTTTCTCAATTCCCTTTCGAAAGACGAGAAGTGCTCAATTACAGACCTTCTATCAGTAGTATACAGCTGAACATCATAGTCAAGAAAGGTGCCGCTGACGTATTTGCCTGTTAGTTGTTCATCGACTGGCTCGAGAGGATTTTCTCTATCTTCGTATACAAATTCTCTTGCAGGTAAAATCAGAGCTGATTCAAGGCTCACTTCACTTCTTTGCGTTTTCAGGTCAAATCTGCGTATATCTTCGATTATATTTCCGTACAATTCTATCCTTGTAGGTATGTTGTTCGGTCCAAGGTAGTCAATTATTTCTCCCCTTATTGAGAATGTCCCGCCCTCTCTGACGTTGAAGACCCGCTCATATCCAAGCCTCGAAAATAGATTCTCGAGGTCTGGCACTTCATCGCCGATTTTGAAAGTGTAGATTTCGTTTTTGAAAACTTCAGGCGGCATTATGTAATGTAATAAAGACCTCAGTGTACAGACTGCTTTCAATTTGCCTTGGAGCGCCAAGTAAAGGGCGTAAATCCGGCGAGATCTGACATACCAAGAGGGTTTGAGATTTTCGTAGGGGAGCACATCGTAGTCGGGAATGTAATAATAACCTTCTATCTCACAATCTTTTTCCGTAGGAACTATTAAGATTTCGTTCATTAAATGATTCGCACACCTCCACGAAACGCACTAAGATTTTCTACGTTTTCAAGTTATATTCTTACAGGTTGTTCAAAGTCCATACCGGCGGTTCGAGTAGATTTGTTTGGATACAAGAATGTATATATGTCACTTGCGAGTAAATCCTTTTCAAACTGCCACAGATACAGTTCG is from Fervidobacterium gondwanense DSM 13020 and encodes:
- the minD gene encoding septum site-determining protein MinD; this translates as MRPKVFVVTSGKGGVGKTTFTSNLGCTLAKMGERVCLIDADIGLKNLDVVLGLENRIIYTSFDVVNGTVSAKEALVKHKQLKNLYLLAASQVATKEMISPEDMKRIVQELYDDFDYILIDSPAGIERGFRNSVAPAEAAFIVTTPELPAISDADRVIGLLENYGFTEDRMYIVLNKFKIHMAKRGDMLDKTDVEKALAMRLIGVIPDSEEVIVATNKGIPAVLEDGVVIGKSFENIVKRVKGEEIPIDEDLKGVSKGFISSLLSMFKKR
- a CDS encoding trigger factor, whose translation is MWIVDIFKKKKHKNTKSPKEEAAERLQTMLTRRREFVQRIPIEEFQANSEEIKYAVIETISRRFNIPPEKVRVDYHEQNGYVVIVTNVNFK
- a CDS encoding DEAD/DEAH box helicase, which gives rise to MNEILIVPTEKDCEIEGYYYIPDYDVLPYENLKPSWYVRSRRIYALYLALQGKLKAVCTLRSLLHYIMPPEVFKNEIYTFKIGDEVPDLENLFSRLGYERVFNVREGGTFSIRGEIIDYLGPNNIPTRIELYGNIIEDIRRFDLKTQRSEVSLESALILPAREFVYEDRENPLEPVDEQLTGKYVSGTFLDYDVQLYTTDRRSVIEHFSSFERELRKSLEGLSDAERLFNYKKYGIFDYEEVISKAQAYPSQPLQKVQVKPTEEEYLSVPILSEDELQVGDLVVHRKYGIARFNEIKKVDANGKQREFLVLNFADSILYVPIERIDLVEKYVGDEINVKLDSLKKGTWSRKVERAKRNIEELVRELVLLQHVRNTITGVSLPGEAELEEEFAKTFPFIETPDQLNAIREVFEDLESEKPMDRLLVGDAGYGKTEVAIRAIFRAVASGKQAALLAPTTILAKQHYDNISARFEPFGIKVALLNRFSTKREREEILKGVKEGRIDVLIGTHSILKDIKFADLGLVVIDEEQKFGVEQKEKFKKLRVNVNVLSMSATPIPRTLHMALSNLKDLSEIKTPPLGRKEIQVHIGPYDERIVKLAILREVGRGGQVIYVHNRVNTIYSVYEKLKELIPEVSIVIAHGQQTKSEMKKVIDAFYHKHADVLLCTTIVENGIDVPDANTLIVDDAHRYGLAQLYQLRGRVGRSDKLAFAYFLHPKHVNDKVLERLYAIKSYQGPGSGMKIAMKDMEIRGVGAIFGLEQHGYINDLGLKYYLDLLNEAVEEVSGNIQSKIDTEIEGIPDSIVIPESYIYDPFERMRFYRRIASAITEEELTDIQEELVDRFGKLPVSVNNLIKYAYLRVMLWNKNVSKATISDVGLVVKFKKAHFEELSPRYIYNEKEDTYIFFMDIDELVNTRSTVLKT
- the prfB gene encoding peptide chain release factor 2, coding for MITYEQKQRIEELKKKYDDIIEVFHPEDKREKLKELEEESLKPDFWSDQKKAQQVNREIQRIRKIIEDMEKIKNLFDDIEVGIELAEEDPSMEEHLDEIIEEVSKKIREFELELILNGKFDGSNAYLSIHPGAGGTESQDWASMLLRMYMRWAEKKGYSVEIVDYQEGEEAGIKSATLYIKGDFAYGYLKHERGVHRLVRISPFDANKRRHTSFASVNVLPEIEDDIDIEVRPEDIRVDTYRASGAGGQYVNKTESAIRITHIPTGIVVTCQTERSQLQNRETAMKMLKARLYQLEIEKRRKQIEQIQGELRDISWGNQIRSYVFQPYTMVKDHRTDVETGNIEAVMDGEIDIFIESELVYYAKLGINE
- a CDS encoding EscU/YscU/HrcU family type III secretion system export apparatus switch protein; amino-acid sequence: MFDNFDNFDTFGSIDSDAKKSNQECTKKLAVALRYQPGKDYVPFVVAKGKCHLAELIIKKAEESNVPIVKSEELVKELFKLEVLEPIPTKLYVAVAEVLAFIQLGLEK